In a genomic window of Candidatus Tumulicola sp.:
- a CDS encoding M1 family aminopeptidase, with translation MINGDGTNDHRAFALPGSRANYGPDRIVEVERIALDLRPDFDAETLDGVCTTTVRALDEPVERLQLDAVDLEIASVERDGQPQQFERRDGKLDVYFSPPLGAGETTTFAVQYRVSHPRHGLFFIKPTQAQPQKRVHLWTQSQDENARFWFPCIDRPSEKQPTETRVDVPAGTFALANGELVEKIDRDGRTIYRYRQDVPHSTYLMTIVAGPFVEVGQGTAGAGKTPVRYYVLPGREADGERAFSNTPRMIETFEKRTGRAYPYARYSQIAVADFIFGGMENTAATTQTDRTLHDATAHLDFSSDPLVSHELAHQWFGDLLTCRDWAHAWLNEGFATFFEAVWREENLGFDEYEYDVFEFVSAYLDEDANRYRRPIVYNRFRDPIELFDRHLYQKGGAVLHMLRGYLGDARFWRSIHRYVERNAERNVETIDLIRAIEEATGRNVRAFFDQWVFRGGHPELKVTVEWDDERRVATVTIDQTQKVDDENPAYLFDVDLGFVPTLPALTSGEGPCPVAGERRLHVRVERAHETIAIPLDAEPKLIRFDPGAFVLADVTYAFGAQRSAAVLAGDPDVVARIRAARELARDGSSTAVDALRASFSSEPFWGVLAQSASAIGGTRAPWARDILLGALTHEQPKVRRAVATALGNYRDADVAGALLDVARSDASYFVRAAALESLGKTRDARAFDVLVAASHERTWNGTVEAGAVRGLSELADARALEPILDTTAGERDEGVRRAAPGALSRLGQLVEPARTAVVEALERLIDDPAYLVQLAVVSAAESLGDSRLLSSLDRLSSSASDARTRRDAVEAIVRIRENAKVPSQVTAMRSDIDGLREEQRKLQEKIEALART, from the coding sequence ATGATCAACGGTGACGGTACGAACGACCATCGAGCTTTTGCATTGCCCGGCTCCCGGGCCAACTACGGACCCGATCGCATCGTCGAAGTCGAACGAATTGCGTTAGATCTTCGACCCGACTTCGACGCGGAAACGCTGGACGGCGTCTGCACGACGACGGTGCGAGCGCTCGACGAGCCCGTCGAACGGCTGCAGCTCGATGCGGTCGATCTCGAAATCGCATCGGTCGAACGCGACGGACAACCCCAGCAGTTCGAACGGCGCGACGGAAAACTCGACGTCTATTTCTCTCCGCCGCTTGGTGCGGGCGAGACGACGACGTTCGCGGTACAATATCGCGTGTCGCACCCGCGCCACGGATTGTTCTTCATCAAGCCGACGCAAGCGCAGCCGCAAAAACGCGTGCATCTGTGGACGCAGAGCCAGGACGAAAACGCGCGGTTCTGGTTTCCGTGCATCGATCGTCCCAGCGAGAAACAGCCGACCGAGACGCGCGTCGATGTGCCCGCCGGTACCTTCGCGCTCGCGAACGGCGAGTTGGTCGAGAAAATCGATCGGGACGGCCGGACGATCTATCGCTATCGCCAGGACGTTCCGCACAGCACCTACCTGATGACGATCGTCGCGGGACCGTTCGTCGAAGTCGGCCAAGGAACGGCCGGCGCTGGAAAAACGCCGGTACGGTACTACGTCTTGCCGGGGCGAGAAGCCGACGGCGAGCGCGCCTTCTCCAACACGCCGCGGATGATCGAGACGTTCGAAAAGCGCACCGGCCGCGCGTACCCGTACGCCCGGTATTCGCAGATTGCGGTCGCCGATTTTATTTTTGGCGGCATGGAAAACACGGCGGCGACCACCCAGACGGACCGCACACTCCACGACGCGACGGCGCATCTCGACTTTTCGAGCGACCCGTTGGTATCGCACGAATTGGCGCATCAATGGTTCGGCGATCTGCTGACGTGCCGCGACTGGGCGCACGCGTGGCTGAACGAGGGTTTCGCCACCTTCTTCGAAGCCGTTTGGCGTGAAGAGAATTTGGGATTCGACGAATACGAATACGATGTCTTCGAGTTCGTTTCGGCCTATCTCGACGAAGACGCCAATCGATATCGCCGTCCGATCGTGTATAATCGTTTCCGCGATCCGATCGAGCTGTTCGACCGCCACTTGTATCAGAAGGGCGGCGCGGTGCTCCACATGCTGCGCGGATACCTCGGCGACGCACGTTTCTGGCGATCGATCCACCGCTACGTGGAGCGCAATGCCGAACGCAACGTCGAAACGATCGATCTCATTCGCGCGATCGAGGAAGCGACCGGGCGAAACGTCCGCGCGTTCTTCGACCAATGGGTTTTTCGCGGTGGCCATCCCGAGCTGAAGGTAACCGTCGAGTGGGACGACGAGCGGCGCGTGGCTACCGTGACGATCGATCAAACGCAGAAGGTCGACGACGAGAATCCAGCCTATCTTTTCGACGTGGATCTCGGATTCGTGCCGACTCTTCCGGCTCTGACGAGTGGAGAAGGCCCGTGTCCCGTGGCGGGCGAGAGGCGTCTGCACGTACGCGTGGAGCGCGCGCACGAAACCATCGCGATACCGCTGGACGCCGAGCCCAAACTCATCCGTTTCGATCCGGGCGCGTTCGTTCTGGCCGACGTTACCTATGCGTTCGGCGCGCAGCGATCTGCAGCCGTGCTCGCGGGAGATCCCGACGTAGTTGCGCGGATTCGCGCCGCGCGCGAACTAGCGCGAGATGGTTCGTCGACCGCGGTCGACGCGTTACGCGCGTCGTTTTCGAGCGAACCCTTTTGGGGTGTGCTCGCGCAGTCGGCTTCTGCAATCGGCGGAACGCGAGCACCCTGGGCGCGCGACATACTTTTGGGAGCGCTGACCCACGAACAGCCTAAGGTTCGTCGCGCCGTCGCGACCGCGCTAGGAAATTATCGCGACGCCGATGTGGCCGGAGCGTTGCTGGACGTTGCGCGTTCGGATGCATCCTATTTCGTGCGCGCGGCCGCGCTGGAGAGTTTGGGCAAGACGCGGGACGCTCGCGCGTTCGACGTTCTGGTCGCCGCGTCGCACGAACGAACCTGGAACGGAACGGTGGAAGCCGGGGCGGTTCGGGGGCTGTCGGAGTTGGCGGACGCGCGCGCGCTCGAACCGATCCTCGACACGACCGCCGGCGAACGCGATGAAGGCGTCCGGCGCGCGGCTCCCGGTGCGCTGTCGCGTTTGGGCCAGTTGGTCGAACCGGCGCGGACCGCGGTCGTCGAAGCGCTCGAACGCTTGATCGACGATCCCGCATATTTGGTGCAGTTAGCGGTGGTTTCGGCTGCCGAATCGCTCGGAGACTCGCGTCTCCTTTCGTCGCTCGACCGCCTGTCGTCGTCGGCCAGCGACGCTCGCACGCGTCGAGACGCGGTGGAGGCAATCGTCCGCATTCGCGAAAACGCGAAGGTGCCGTCGCAAGTAACGGCAATGCGAAGCGACATCGATGGGCTACGTGAAGAGCAGCGGAAACTACAGGAGAAGATCGAGGCGCTCGCGCGGACTTAG
- a CDS encoding SDR family oxidoreductase, whose amino-acid sequence MPRRALVTAAATGLAARAAVSLAADGFEHVAITYRRTSPDSTLAAIAAANAFGSADRIDFSAPANDVELRLRELVELRGPFDTLVHGAGPLTVKRFERLTLEDYAEAFDGNVRSAVQAVRAVLPGMRAARFGRIVVFGSLGAATTQPFAGSAFYQAAKSALTTFARVLALEEARDGITVNVVVPGYVGDKTIDREVARSRTAPNPVGRAGSAQDIADAVRFLVARDQDFVTGSVLDVTGGATQLDERNEPHP is encoded by the coding sequence ATGCCCCGACGGGCGTTGGTGACGGCAGCCGCGACCGGATTGGCGGCGCGGGCCGCCGTCTCGCTGGCAGCCGACGGCTTCGAGCACGTAGCGATAACGTATCGCCGGACGTCGCCGGATTCGACGCTGGCCGCGATTGCAGCCGCAAACGCCTTCGGGAGCGCCGATCGCATCGACTTCTCGGCTCCGGCGAACGACGTCGAGCTGCGGTTGCGCGAACTCGTCGAGCTGCGAGGACCGTTCGATACCTTGGTACACGGAGCGGGGCCGCTAACGGTCAAGCGCTTCGAGCGTTTGACGCTGGAGGATTACGCCGAGGCGTTCGATGGCAACGTGCGCAGCGCGGTGCAGGCGGTGCGAGCCGTCCTTCCCGGCATGCGTGCGGCGCGATTCGGGAGGATCGTGGTGTTCGGATCGCTCGGCGCCGCCACGACGCAGCCGTTTGCCGGCTCTGCATTCTATCAAGCGGCAAAAAGCGCGCTTACGACCTTCGCGCGCGTTCTCGCACTGGAGGAAGCGCGTGACGGAATCACCGTCAACGTCGTCGTTCCAGGCTATGTCGGCGACAAGACGATCGACCGCGAAGTCGCGCGCTCGCGGACGGCGCCGAATCCCGTCGGCCGCGCCGGAAGCGCACAGGACATTGCAGATGCCGTCCGATTCCTGGTCGCTCGCGACCAAGATTTCGTGACCGGAAGCGTCCTCGACGTCACCGGGGGGGCGACGCAACTCGACGAGCGAAACGAGCCGCACCCATGA